The genomic interval CTGCGAGGCGCGCAGGGCGGTATGGGCGCGTTTGCGAATGACGTAGAGTTTGCGTTCAAATGCCAGTTCGTCGGCTAGGGTGGCGGCGCGTTGGATAAAGACTTGTTCGATGAAGGGTTCGCTATGTTTGGCGGTATTGCCAATCATTGAGTTATCAATGGGTACATCGCGCCAGCCGATGACTTGTTGACCTTCTTCGGCGACAATTTGAGCAAAGATTTCTCGGCTTTTCGCCCTAACTTCGGGATCGGGTGAGGTATAGATGCTACCCACCCCATATTGTCCGGGTTCGGGTAAGGCGATATTTTCGGAGGCGGTCACTTTTTGCAGAAATTTGTGGGGGACTTGCATTAAAATGCCCGCGCCGTCACCCGTATTCATTTCGCAACCGCACGCCCCCCGGTGATCGAGGTTCAAGAGGATGGTGAGGGCTTGTTCTACAATGTCGTGGGACTTTTTCCCTTTTTGATGGACGATGAACCCGACACCACACGCATCGCGCTCGAACTGTGGATCGTATAGACCCTGTTTGGGTGGCATTTTGTTGCTGTTCATTCTGTAAAATCGCCTAAAAAGAGCAAAGAGGGGAAGATTTAGAGAGGGGAAATGGGGGGGTGATTAATTTGGATTGTCTAATAAAAAGCCGTTTTAGGGGCAGTTTTTAAGAAAATTGTCAGACTTTCCAGGAATGTTTCTTAGCTATTTTTCACATTCAACGATCGCGTTCTATAGAGAAAAAAAAGTGTCCGATGCCATCGATCGGACAAGTTACAGGATATCAATTAAATTGAGATTGGGGCGTTTCTATTGTTAGCTTTTCCAGACAAATAGAGGACAACGATGATTCTAAACTTTAGTAACTATCTTCTCCACCTACGGTCAGCATTGCTAATAAGTGATTGGCACGGTTAAGGCGATCGGAGATGGCTTGTCGCCAGGTTAAGCTAATGTCAGAATCGGCGATCGCATCTTGGGCCAGTTGACGATAAGCAGCGCTTGTGGCGACATCCACGCTATCGAGCCAGCGGAGATTGTGATAAATCGTTTTAGGAGAAATGTCCATTCAATTTCCTTCCTTAGTCTCAGGGGGGAGAACCTGCGGGGCCTCTGTAGAGGAGGGTCTTAACGTCCAGAACGATCGGCCCATTCAAGTTCGATCTCTGTAGTTCTCACTTTATTGTTGTTTTCGCTAATCGCGATTGGTGCGATACAATTGTTGTCAGGTTTTTAACACAAGTTAAAAATCAGTCACCTTTATTTACGTCAATATCCCGATAATTTGCCGCGCCGTTTTGCCTCGCGTTCTGCTATCCTAAAAAGCAGCAATCCTAAGATAAAATAGGCAGCCCCGTTTAAAAGCGCGATCGCCACCGCCCCACCCTGCAACGTTTCGCCCCGCGCCATCACCGAACGCAACAACTCGGCACCGGGCGTCATCGGCAGCAGCCAACCCAACCCGCGCACGGAACTCGACCAGGTTTCCGTGGGTACCATCAACACAAAAAACAGCAAAAACTGAAAAATCCCCAATACCTGCTGCACCCGCTTCAACAGCAGGGCGAGAGAACCCATCGCCATTGCCAACCCATAGGCCCCCAAGAGAACGGCAGCCAGAGGTAAGATTAAAACTGGAGGAAACGATAGCCGCGCCCCCGTTATCCCCATGACAATTAGTAACATCAGGGCATTGAGGAACAGTTGAATCGTTAAGTTACCTATCGCCCGGATCAGAAAAATCTGGGAAGCGCGAAACGGGGAAATAAACAGTTGTTCTAGGGTTCCCGTCTGGGCTTCTTGTTGCAACCCTCCAGCAATATTCCCCAGAATAAAGATCGACATTGACCAGAGAATGTATCCTATTACCAGGGAGTCAGCGCGATCGCCCAAAGAAATCTCAGGCCCCGCAATAAACCGGGCGCTTTGAAAAATCCCGTAAAATGCCACCACCAGCCCGATAATTAAAGCAATGGTTTCGGTAAAATAGCGTCGCAGGATAATCCATTCTCGCTTAAGTTCTGCTAGCAGTAGATTAAACATTGCGGTTTTCTCGCACCAGCTTCAAAAAGATATCGGTTAAAGTTGCTTGTTCTTTCTCCACCCGCATCAAAGCCAGAGGTTTAAGAATCTCTAAAACCGGGTAAAGGCTTTCCGCCTGCAAAACCCGCAGAGTTTGGGCGGTGAGACACTCCACCCCCAAGGCGGTGAGTTGCCCTTGGCGTTGCGGATCGAGGGGGGTTTCCAGTTCAATATGGTAAGATTGCCCGGAAAACTGGCGGATCAAATCTGAGGTAGGTTCTTCCGCGACAATTTCCCCTTGGTTAATAATGGCAACTCGGTCAGACAGTTCTTCAGCGATCGCCAATTGATGCGTAGTTAGAATAATACCGCACCCTTCTTGAGCAATTTCTCGCACCAGTCGCTTAATATCTTCCGTCGCCTCAACATCTAAACCCAACGTTGGCTCATCTAAGAGTAACAGTTGCGGCTGGTGAATTAAAGCAACTGCGATCGCCAATTTCTGCTGCATTCCCCGCGACAAACGGTCTACCCGCGTGTTTTGCTTATCGAGGAGGTGAAAGCGTTCCAACAACGCCCTCGCCCGCTGACGCGCCACCTTGGGCGCTAAACCGCGCAATACCCCAAAATACTCTAAATTCTCCTGGGGAGACAGCCGCCAGTAGACATTACGGTTGCCCTCTAAAACGGCCCCTAACAAGCGTAACGCCTTCGAGTCGCGGTGAGGATCGCGGTCTCCAATTCTCACCCACCCACCATCAGGATAAATTAACCCCGCAATCATCTTAATCGTTGTCGTCTTACCCGCCCCATTTGGCCCCAGAAACGCCAGAACCTCACCCGCCTTCACTTCCAAAGAAACATCTCGTACCGCCGTAAACTGCCGTCCCTTCTCTTGATAGGACTTGTGCAAGTGACTGGCTTTTAGCAAAATCATCCGATTCTCGCCGCCTAAAATTTTGATTAAACAATGTTTAGATTGTCTTAATGGCAAAAAGTGCCAACCGCCCTCAGTTTTGCGCTGCTGGCTGCCTCTCAGGGAACAGCAAACCCCGCTTAAAATATACCCACTTCCTCATCTCCTGCGAGTCACCCTCATGAGCTATTCCACTGTCCAACCTGCAATTGAAATTCCCCCCGGCTATCTCAATATTATGGGCTATGTGGATGAATCCGAAGTCAACGGCCCCGGCTGTCGGGCGGTAGTGTGGGTACAAGGGTGCAGCCGCGCCTGTTCTGGCTGTTTCAACCCTGCCTCATGGTCTTTTGAGATTAACCAGTTAATATCAATTGATGACCTAGCCGAGAAAATTCTCAGCAACCCTAAAAATCAAGGCGTCACCTTTTCCGGGGGCGAACCCTTTTGGCAAGCACCAGCTTTAGCAGAACTCGCGAAGCAGTTAAAAAGCGCTGGCTTAAGCGTCATGTCTTTTAGTGGTTTCACTCTAAAAGAATTACAATCTGACAAAGCCCCCAAGGGTTCCCAGGCGTTACTGGCACAACTCGATATTTTAATTGATGGCCCTTATGTCGAGTCTTTAGCGCTGAACGATCCTAATTCTCCCGTTTCTTCGCGCAACCAACAGGTGCATATTTTTAATCCCGCTTTTCAAGACCAAATTACCTGGGCAAGCGACCAAATAGAAATACACATTTTCAAAGATGGATCTCGTTTGGTGACAGGGTTTCGGGGGCGTCTGGAGTTGGAAGACTAGAGTTATCGCGATCGCACTTCAAGGAGTTATTGAAAGTTATGAATCCCCATCTATGTTTAAGTTTCTAGCGTTCAGAACTTTGTATGTTCAGCTAAAACCCGACTGGTTATTGGTAAAATTGGTGTCTTCTCAGGGATCGCCTACTGAATATGCAGATATCCCCTGTATCGCTTTTAGGGGAAAAATTGAACCGGGCAGTTTAGGGGAAATAGAAAGCAATAAAGTTTTAGCAATCGGTCAACAAGCCATTCAACTGCATCAACAACAAACTTCAACCACTTCATTATTAAACGGCTTTGAACATCCTCGCACAATTATTAGTAACTTTTTTGTTGCTGAATTAACCTTAAAGCACTTTATTCAAAAGACCTACCAAGGTCAAACTTCCATCATTGCCCCACAAATCATCATCCATCCCCTATCTCATCTAGAAGGCGGCTTAACTCAAATTGAAGCAAGAGCTTTAACAGAACTGGGAAGCCAAATGGGTGCAAGACAAGTCTTCCTTTATTTAGAGAATGATACCCCTTTACGCGATGAAGAAATTCTAAAGATTGATAACCATAAACAGGTGATAAAAACGCTTTAATCGTCAATCTTTGAATTGAGAACTAGCCAGATTTTGATTAATCAAGCGACTATTAAATATGAAGTCGCTTGACTGTCTGAAAGTTAGAAAAAGAGGTGACTATCCGGCTGAATATTAATTTCCATCGGTACGGCTTGGGGAGGTGCAGAAAGTGCAAATAGAATTGCATCTGCTGCTGTTTGAGTCGATAACATCTTACTGCGATCTACCTTCAAACTGACATTATCCCAAAACGGAGAATCTACCCCTCCAAAATAGAATAGCGTGACTTTAATTCCATAGCGTTTGAGTTCATCCGCCATACACTTGCTAAAGCCAACTACGCCAAACTTTGCGGCGCAGTAAGCCGAAGCCATCGCCATTGAATGCTTGCCCAAAATCCCCACAACATTGCAAATATGGCCGCTTTTCTGTTCTTTCATATACTCAGCAGCCGCTTGACAAGTGTAGAAGCTTCCCTTGAGGTTCACATTCAACATTGCTTCTAGATCGGCAGGTTCTAGCTTATTGTATTGTTTGAGAATTCCTGCACCTGCGGCATTAATCAGAATATCGATTTTGCCATAGTAGGAAGCCGCCTTCGCCATCAAGTCTTTTGCTTGCTGCGGATCGGTAATATCGGTAGGAACCGTTAAGCTATCCCCAGATAGGCTATTGGCTAGATTGGTTAAGCGCCCTTCGTCTCTCGCCGCCAGTACCAAATTAGCTCCTTGCGAGGCTAATTGTTGCACAACCGCCGATCCAATTCCACCCGTCGCCCCCACGACGACTGCCACTTTGTCTTGCATTGTCTTTACATTTCTTTACTTTATTTTAGCATAGCTCAAGATTGCTAAAGATTGAAATGATGGAACAGTCGATACTAGATAGCCTCAGCAAACTTTAACGTTGCTAGCAATTTCAGTAAACTCACTTGAAAGCTTTCTGTTATATAGTGGTAATTAATATTCTCTATCGTCTCTAGATTAATATCTGAGTTAGGCTCGCCCATAAAATAATAATAATCCAAGCCAACTAAGTTACTTAAATTCCAATAGTAGCGAGTGACATAGTTGGGTGGAAATATTTCAATGATTTTGGTATTAGGTTGGCAAAAAACAAGATGAGAAAGTCCTGCACCATGCAGAGAAACAATCACTTTAGCATTGGCAACAAAAGCAACTTGTTCCATAAAAGAATAGGATTCGAGGGTAACTACAGTAAATCCTAGTTGAGATAAGGAATCGCTAATTTCTGCTTCATTGAGGAGATGTCGGTAGTTAGCATTTTTGCGAGAAATATACAGAAGCTCTGGTTTGTGAGTTTTGAATGTAGATTGCGACAAAAGTTCTTGTCGTAAAAACTGACAACTCCAGTTTGATAAAAGCTCAAAATAAGGAACGACAATTAAATTTGCTTGAATATGAATCGGTTGAGAACTAGTAATAATTCTTTCCGAGGAAATCCCTAAGTGATTTAAAGTCTCTTTGTGAAAGGGGGCTTGGTACTCATTAACAATAAATTTATCAATAGAATTTAAATCAATACCTGCTAAATGGATCAATCCAACTTTGGGTAAAAGTTCAAACATCCAATGATAAAAAGCCTGTCCAGAAAGAACAGATAACAGCGCTACAGTTTCTACTGTTTGACTTACAGGGGGAAGATAGCGATCTATATCCAGAATGGTTGCATTCGCATGAGAAACCATTGTGACAATTTGGCGATCGCGCGTTAATACAACATCAGCCTGAGAATGGCACCAAACGGCACCTTCTTGAACCTCTGCAACCAGAGTGGGAGAAGAGTAAAAGTCCTTGTGACGATTCAATTCTGGATGAATTTGCGCCTCTAATGTCTTGGGAGGCTTGAGGGGAAGCACAGCAGCCTCATGTAGCTTACAGTAACGAACATCGGGATGAGATTGGGCGGGAAGTAACAGTTGCCAACGTTGAGGGTTGAGTTGGTAAAACCGATGAATTAATTCAGTTGGAAGCTGAAATTTATCGCATTGAGAAGCTGTGTAGGCGTTTCCTTGTTGTTCAAGAATACTCCCTAAAGTATAGTAGGTCGATTGACAATCCGGTTGCAGTCGCAAGCGTTGCAATAAATAGGCAATGGCAACTGGGATGTATTGGTCATTCTCCTCTACCTGGGCGAGTTGCAGCAAACAGCCAGCTAGGTGATAGTAATATTGAGAGTCTACCTCAATCGAGAGTCCCTTGTAATAGAAGGCGATCGCGCTTTTGTATTGCTGTAGGGCTTGTAAAACCGCCCCCAAGTTATAGTATGCATCTACCCCAGTTGGGTTTAGACTAACAGCATGGAGAAAAAGCGCGATCGCACCTTCCCACTGTTGATGTTGAGCGAGATAAACACCTAAGTTATAGTAATTTTCGGCGCTAGGGGTTAACTGATTGGCTTGTAACAGATCGAAAATCTGTTGCTGCAATTCCTTTCGGGCTTGATACTCAGCCGTTAGCGTTCCAATAATCTCATCGGGCTTAAAAGGAAACACGCTCATAGAATTGATGACTTCGCTTACTAAAATTAGTTAAACCAGGGCGACTTCTGGGAGGGAACCTTGCATTTTAGTTAACCACTCAATTAAATGATCCATTTGCTTATCGGCGCTGAGGGTTCCTAAGCCGCGAACAGTGACTTTACCGGGAGTGTAGACAAAGCGGGAATGGAGGTGTTCGGGGAGGTTGGGTTTGAGGAGATTCCAGGCGGGTTCTTCCATTGGCGTTTCTAGGATAACGTGCTGCTTGCCTTCGGGTTTAATGCGGCTAAAGCCTAGAGACTTGGCGACTAATTTTAACTCCATCACCCGGATGAGTTGTTGGGCGGGTTTGGGGATAGTACCATAGCGATCGCTCCATTCTGCTGCAATCAAACTCAACTCATCCTGGGAGTCGGCGGCAGCAACCAGGCGATAGGCGCTCATCTTTTGATCGAGATCCGGGATATAATCGGCCGGGATAAATGCGGTCAGGTTGAGATCGATTTGCGTATCGTCCACCTTGGGAATCTCTTGACCTTGAATTTCCTTAATCGACTCTTGTAACATCTCCATATAGAGGTCAAACCCAATCGCATCCATTTGACCCGATTGTTCGGCCCCTAGGAGATTTCCGACGCCGCGAATTTCCATATCCCGCATTGCTAATTGATAGCCGGAACCGAGTTGCGTAAACTCCTGAATGGCCCGCAACCGCTGTCTGGCTGCATCTTGCAAGCGCGATTGATGGGGATAAAATAGCCAAGCATGGGCCTGAATACCCGCACGACCAACCCGTCCCCGCAGTTGGTAGAGTTGAGACAGGCCGAACTTTTGAGCATCTTCAATCAAAATGGTATTGACGCGGGGAATATCCAAACCCGACTCAATAATGGTGGTACACACCAATACATCCGCATCGCCGTTGCTGAAAGTTAGCATGGTGCTTTCTAATTCAGTTTCCGGCATTTGTCCGTGCGCGATCGCAATTCGCACCCCCGGAATCATTTCTCGAATCTTACCGCTAATCTCCTCAATTCCCTCCACGCGAGGCACCACATAAAACACCTGTCCGCCTCGGTCTAATTCCTGCCGAATCGCCGTTCTGACCGTTTCGGGGTCGTAGGAAGCCAGATGGGTCTTAATCGGGCGGCGAGAGGGCGGAGGCGTGGTAATTAAGCTCATCTCCCGAATGCCAGACAGGGACATATATAAGGTACGCGGAATCGGAGTGGCACTCAGCGTCAGCACATCCACTTGGGTTTTCAGGGATTTAATTTTCTCTTTTTGGTTCACCCCAAACCGCTGTTCCTCATCAATCACCAATAAGCCTAAATCCTTGAATTTAATCTCTTTTCCGAGTAAGGCGTGCGTTCCCACCACCACATCTAACTCACCCGTCACCAGCCGCTTTTGGATTTCCTTGCGTTCCTCAGCGGTTCGGAAGCGGTTCAACAAACCCACCTGTAGGGGATAGGGGGCAAAGCGTTCTTTAATCGTGTGATAGTGTTGTTGGGTTAAAATTGTGGTCGGTGCCAGGAAAGCCACCTGTTTTCCCGCCGTCACCGCTTTAAAAATGGCCCGAATAGCCACTTCTGTTTTACCAAATCCGACATCGCCGCAAACTAAGCGATCCATCGGACGCTGAGATTCCATATCCCGCTTGACATCTTGCGTGGCCTTAAGCTGATCTGGGGTAGGCTGATAGGGGAAAGACTCTTCTAACTCTTCTTGCCAAGAGGAGTCTTGGGGATAGGAAAACCCGGTTTGTTGCGATCGCTGGGCGTACAATTGCAACAAATCCACCGCCAGCTTTTTAACCGTCTTGCGAACCTTATTCTTCGTCTTCTCCCAAACCTTGCTGCTGAGTTTATGCAACTCTGGCTTTTGATCCGAGGCGGTGCGAAATCGGGATAAGACGCCAAACTGATCCGCCGCTACCCGCAAAATCCCATCGGCGTATTGAATCGCCAGGTATTCCCGCGTTTCATTATTCATCGTCAAGCTTTCTAGCTTGATAAACTTACCCACCCCATGATTGCGGTGAACCACATAATCTCCCGGTTGGAGTTTATTCGGATCGACTTGTTTAGAGGCGGCGCGGCGGCGCTTGCGGACATAACTGGGGGTTGCTAAACTGTGCTGACCGTAGAATTCGCGATCGCTAACCACCACCAAGCGAAAGGTTGGCAAAATAAAGCCTTCCAATTCCGCCAAACCCGAATACTTCAGCGCCGTGGGAGTATGCTGCACTTGCAGTTTATCAATCGCCGGATAATCGTGGGGATTGGGGACAAACTTAGCCGGACAATCATGTTCTTGCAATAAAGCAACCGAACGCGAAGGTTGCGCCGAAATTAGGAAAGTTGAATAGCGATTTTGGATTTGTTCGCGCAGGGTTTCCGCCAGCTTCGCAAACTGATGGGGAAGGATGGGAATTGGACGACTGGCTAAATTAACCGGACGATGGGGACTATCCTTAATCGTTTCTTCCGCCAGTTCCGAAAGATGCACCGAAGCTGCAAAACGCTTGTCAATCTCACTCAAAGCCTCTGCAAACGGACGATGTAAAGCTTTAATGGGTTTTTGACCAAACGCTGATTGACTCTGATGAAACGACTCTTCGGCGTGTTGAACCCAAGTCTGGCTATGGGCGGCACATTGGGCAGGTTCGTCAATTGCAATTAAGGTATTGTGGGGCAAATAATCGAGAATTGACGCCGGTTGAGAAAAGGCATTTCCCAATAAACGCCGCACGCCTTGACGGGTAGGGGTTGCTTCTTCCTCGGTTTGGTGCCATTCTTCCGGGGCAATCCCCAATTGCTCTAGGATAATCGGAGCAAAGTCTGTAGGGGTGAGGATGAGTTGGGGAATTTTATCCAAGGAACGCTGGGTTG from Desertifilum tharense IPPAS B-1220 carries:
- a CDS encoding glycosyltransferase 61 family protein, producing the protein MSVFPFKPDEIIGTLTAEYQARKELQQQIFDLLQANQLTPSAENYYNLGVYLAQHQQWEGAIALFLHAVSLNPTGVDAYYNLGAVLQALQQYKSAIAFYYKGLSIEVDSQYYYHLAGCLLQLAQVEENDQYIPVAIAYLLQRLRLQPDCQSTYYTLGSILEQQGNAYTASQCDKFQLPTELIHRFYQLNPQRWQLLLPAQSHPDVRYCKLHEAAVLPLKPPKTLEAQIHPELNRHKDFYSSPTLVAEVQEGAVWCHSQADVVLTRDRQIVTMVSHANATILDIDRYLPPVSQTVETVALLSVLSGQAFYHWMFELLPKVGLIHLAGIDLNSIDKFIVNEYQAPFHKETLNHLGISSERIITSSQPIHIQANLIVVPYFELLSNWSCQFLRQELLSQSTFKTHKPELLYISRKNANYRHLLNEAEISDSLSQLGFTVVTLESYSFMEQVAFVANAKVIVSLHGAGLSHLVFCQPNTKIIEIFPPNYVTRYYWNLSNLVGLDYYYFMGEPNSDINLETIENINYHYITESFQVSLLKLLATLKFAEAI
- a CDS encoding SDR family oxidoreductase; the encoded protein is MQDKVAVVVGATGGIGSAVVQQLASQGANLVLAARDEGRLTNLANSLSGDSLTVPTDITDPQQAKDLMAKAASYYGKIDILINAAGAGILKQYNKLEPADLEAMLNVNLKGSFYTCQAAAEYMKEQKSGHICNVVGILGKHSMAMASAYCAAKFGVVGFSKCMADELKRYGIKVTLFYFGGVDSPFWDNVSLKVDRSKMLSTQTAADAILFALSAPPQAVPMEINIQPDSHLFF
- a CDS encoding ABC transporter permease, with the translated sequence MFNLLLAELKREWIILRRYFTETIALIIGLVVAFYGIFQSARFIAGPEISLGDRADSLVIGYILWSMSIFILGNIAGGLQQEAQTGTLEQLFISPFRASQIFLIRAIGNLTIQLFLNALMLLIVMGITGARLSFPPVLILPLAAVLLGAYGLAMAMGSLALLLKRVQQVLGIFQFLLFFVLMVPTETWSSSVRGLGWLLPMTPGAELLRSVMARGETLQGGAVAIALLNGAAYFILGLLLFRIAEREAKRRGKLSGY
- a CDS encoding rod shape-determining protein, whose product is MFKFLAFRTLYVQLKPDWLLVKLVSSQGSPTEYADIPCIAFRGKIEPGSLGEIESNKVLAIGQQAIQLHQQQTSTTSLLNGFEHPRTIISNFFVAELTLKHFIQKTYQGQTSIIAPQIIIHPLSHLEGGLTQIEARALTELGSQMGARQVFLYLENDTPLRDEEILKIDNHKQVIKTL
- the mfd gene encoding transcription-repair coupling factor; protein product: MVFSSIIRTIGRSQLNSELLARLGRDRILYLNGISRLPKGLVASTLAQTENRPLFVVTATTEEASRHAAQLEAMGWQNVYFYPTTEASPYEPFDPETETTWGQLQVLADLILKTENPSNLKIAIVATERALQPHLPPVEAFKPYCIVLNKGMSATAKTLDLQLAQLGYERVPLVETEGQWSRRGDIVDVFPVASELPVRLEWFGDDLDQLREFDPATQRSLDKIPQLILTPTDFAPIILEQLGIAPEEWHQTEEEATPTRQGVRRLLGNAFSQPASILDYLPHNTLIAIDEPAQCAAHSQTWVQHAEESFHQSQSAFGQKPIKALHRPFAEALSEIDKRFAASVHLSELAEETIKDSPHRPVNLASRPIPILPHQFAKLAETLREQIQNRYSTFLISAQPSRSVALLQEHDCPAKFVPNPHDYPAIDKLQVQHTPTALKYSGLAELEGFILPTFRLVVVSDREFYGQHSLATPSYVRKRRRAASKQVDPNKLQPGDYVVHRNHGVGKFIKLESLTMNNETREYLAIQYADGILRVAADQFGVLSRFRTASDQKPELHKLSSKVWEKTKNKVRKTVKKLAVDLLQLYAQRSQQTGFSYPQDSSWQEELEESFPYQPTPDQLKATQDVKRDMESQRPMDRLVCGDVGFGKTEVAIRAIFKAVTAGKQVAFLAPTTILTQQHYHTIKERFAPYPLQVGLLNRFRTAEERKEIQKRLVTGELDVVVGTHALLGKEIKFKDLGLLVIDEEQRFGVNQKEKIKSLKTQVDVLTLSATPIPRTLYMSLSGIREMSLITTPPPSRRPIKTHLASYDPETVRTAIRQELDRGGQVFYVVPRVEGIEEISGKIREMIPGVRIAIAHGQMPETELESTMLTFSNGDADVLVCTTIIESGLDIPRVNTILIEDAQKFGLSQLYQLRGRVGRAGIQAHAWLFYPHQSRLQDAARQRLRAIQEFTQLGSGYQLAMRDMEIRGVGNLLGAEQSGQMDAIGFDLYMEMLQESIKEIQGQEIPKVDDTQIDLNLTAFIPADYIPDLDQKMSAYRLVAAADSQDELSLIAAEWSDRYGTIPKPAQQLIRVMELKLVAKSLGFSRIKPEGKQHVILETPMEEPAWNLLKPNLPEHLHSRFVYTPGKVTVRGLGTLSADKQMDHLIEWLTKMQGSLPEVALV
- a CDS encoding ABC transporter ATP-binding protein; the protein is MILLKASHLHKSYQEKGRQFTAVRDVSLEVKAGEVLAFLGPNGAGKTTTIKMIAGLIYPDGGWVRIGDRDPHRDSKALRLLGAVLEGNRNVYWRLSPQENLEYFGVLRGLAPKVARQRARALLERFHLLDKQNTRVDRLSRGMQQKLAIAVALIHQPQLLLLDEPTLGLDVEATEDIKRLVREIAQEGCGIILTTHQLAIAEELSDRVAIINQGEIVAEEPTSDLIRQFSGQSYHIELETPLDPQRQGQLTALGVECLTAQTLRVLQAESLYPVLEILKPLALMRVEKEQATLTDIFLKLVRENRNV
- a CDS encoding 4Fe-4S single cluster domain-containing protein, whose amino-acid sequence is MSYSTVQPAIEIPPGYLNIMGYVDESEVNGPGCRAVVWVQGCSRACSGCFNPASWSFEINQLISIDDLAEKILSNPKNQGVTFSGGEPFWQAPALAELAKQLKSAGLSVMSFSGFTLKELQSDKAPKGSQALLAQLDILIDGPYVESLALNDPNSPVSSRNQQVHIFNPAFQDQITWASDQIEIHIFKDGSRLVTGFRGRLELED